A stretch of DNA from Phycisphaerae bacterium:
ACGATGGGCGTCTCGCCGGATTCGGGGGACAGTCGGAAGCCGGCCCGGGAGGGTTGAAAGGCGAAGCGGAATGCCTCCAGGTGGCGGTTGAGTGACTCGCCGTTTTCGGCGGTCGCCAATCGTCGGGCGATTTCGCGGACGATTCCGTCGCCGTCGAGTGAAGCACCGTCCAGTTGAAAGTACCCCAGCCAATCGACGGGCAGGCCGACCGATCGCAGCGTGGGAAGCTTGCCGTCGATGACGAAGTGGTCCGGGCCGAGCGATTCGATGACGTGTGCGAGCGTGGCGAGCAGGCCGTCGGTGGCGAGGCGTTGCGTGACGATGTCCGTCGCGCGGCGCAGCGGTTCGGGGGCGTCCGGCGACGGCGGTCGAACGGGCCAGAGATCCTGGGGATGGTCGAGCGATGGAAACCGAAACCCGCGCAGCAGCGGCGGCCCCGCGCTGAAGGAAAGGCGGTAGGACTCCCACGGCTCCACGGGCTCGACACGGATGACGTGGACCGTCGGCGGCGCGTCGACGACCTGTGCGAACGCGGCGGTAGAGGTCGTGGCGCAGGTGATTACACCCAGTGCGGCGACGACAATGTGGCGGCGCTGAATCACGTGCGCCCCTCTCTGCGGCGTCGCCGGGCGACAAGCGCGATCACGAGGATCAAGCCCCCGCCCGCGATGCCGAACACGGTGCGTCTCCGCACCGGTGCCGAGGAGGATGTCGGAGAGGATCCGGTCGCGCTGGTTTTTCCGGAATCGCCCGCCGGTTCGCTGGGGGCGGCATCGCCTCGGAGGACCATTCGATATCGCTTTTGGTAGTCCATGCGGATGATGCGATCCGCCACGCGCCGGAGAAACACTTCGGGAACGTCGAGGGACTCCAACGTTCCCTGACCGATCGGTTGGCCCTTCAGACGCGTGAGCAGATCCTGCTCGATGGAAGGCGATGATTGCGGACCCGGCCCGGGCGCGGTCTGGGCGTGTGCCGGTCCGTTGGCGGCAATCGCCAGTAATAGGAGACCGGCCCACGAGTATTGAACGGTGAGGGACTTCATTTTCGAGGGCCGATGATGGGCTCTTCTGATGCAGAGGCAAAGCCCGCGCGACCGCGAGCTTACGTCCAACACAGACACGGGTCGATGGCTATAATATGCTTATCTTGTCTTTTCGGCCTCGCCGTTCGACCCGGAGCGCAGGCATGACATCGTCCCGATGGCTTGGTTCGCTTGTCGTACCCGCGATGCTCCTCGTCCACGTCGAGGGTGCCCGGGGCCAGATCGATCATCGGGTCAATCGCGGAATGTCAGAAACCGCCGGTACGGCGTTGGACAAAAATCCGGGCGTCGGGATGGGTCGGTACAACCTATCGCGGCCGGTAATGACCAACCCCGGCGCCATGTCGAACGCCATCATCACGGGAAATGTGACGGGGTTGGCCGGGTTTCATGGCGATTCGCCGATTACCCAGTCGAATCTGTTTCGCGATTCGCTGCCGTCGGCGGGCCTTTCGAGTTTCACGGCCCGAAGCGTCGGGCTTCCGGAAGTCGAGGGGAACCGCACGCTGTCGCCGAGCTTTTACTTCGGCCGGGAGGAGACCGTTCCGGATGCCGGCCAGATTCGCCAGGGCCTGAATGCGCCGGGTTCGGCCCGGTTGATCACGCCGTATACACCCCCACCGGAGTCAGCCGTCCAAGCGCCGGCCAACCAGGAACTTCAATCGCTGATTCGCCCCGTGGAGGATCGGCGCGTCGGCATCGTGCCGGCGATCCCCGGAGCGGGCATGACGCAGCAGACGATCGTGCCACTGGAGGATGGCAGGGCGGGCCTTACGTTATCGCCCTATGGGTCGGCGGTCGGTTCATCGATTTTCGGGACGCCCCTGCCCACTGCCGTGTCGACCGGAGTGCAGAGTGACCGGGGACGCGCCTCGAGAGACCTGACCCTGCCATGGGAGAACCAAACGCAAGGCGAGGATGAAAGGACGGACGAAGGCGAATTCGACGGCCTTAATCCACGGGCTCAACCGCGCGTGGATACGGATACTGCGGAAATCCCTCCCCCGTCCGACGACGGGCTGATGAATCGGCCCGTGGAATCGGGCATTCGTCCACCGCTGATGGAGCCTCCGTCGGACGAGATCCCCACTCCGGAAAACCTGGGCGACGATCGGTTCGCGGATTTGTACAGCGCGGTGGAGTTGGCCCAGCGATTCGGTGCGCGGGACTTGGGTTTTGACGTGAGCGCGCCCGCCGATCCGAATGCGCCGCCGTCGCCGCCCGATGCGCCGCGCGGAAGAGAATTGGTGCGAAAGCCGAGCGAGGGATTGCGAAACCTCGCGACGGCGGCGAAGTGGGCCAAAGATGTGGTGGACGATCCGCTGCGAAGTTTCGCCGGCAAGTATCAGGATCGATTGAATCAATACATGGCCGCCGGAGAGGCCGATCTACGAGCCGGGCGCTATTACGCGGCGGCGCGGCACTTTGATCTGGCCGCAACGGTCGATCCGGTGAACCCCTTGCCGCAGCTGGCGCGGGGCCATGCGCTGATCGCGGCGGGCGACTACCGGTCGGCGGTTCACTCGCTCGAGCAGGGGATCCGTCGGTTTCCGCAGATCGCCGCGTTTCGCATTGACTTGCCGGGAATCGTGGGGCAGCACGACATCTTTGACATTCGCCGAGCCGATCTGGAAGCCAAGCTCGCGACCGGCGACAATGTCGAAATGAGATTTCTCCTCGGCTACATTGAGCTCTATTCTGGTTTGCCCGACGAAGGGCTCAAGAATCTTCAGCAAGCGGCTGTGGAAGCGCCGCCTGCGAGCATGATCGCGATTTTTGCCGACCTGGTCTCGGGACGGCGCGAGCTTCCCCGGATTGGGAAATAGGCCGGGGGTTGTGAATTCCAAATCGGCTACGGGGTTACCCCAGTGGGCTAAGTAGCCTCCCGTTTGCTGGGCACCAAAAAAATCCCCCCCAAATGCAGGATTTTTCTTGACAGGGCTCAAAAAAAGAAAGCACCAGGCGCCTCAAGGGCAATCCCGGTGCTTTCCGGAGGGGAAAGAAGCCAAAAGCTAATCCGCCAAAAAGGCGGGAAATCGCGGTATGCCTCCTAAAGCCGTCTGCGTTTCGCAGTGCGATTCACTCAATTATAGCACGCTCCAAGCTGTATTCTCTTTATCGACAAAATTCTCTAATCGCTACAACCCCTACCATCCACTTTTCACAGGCCCCTATTATGGGACTCGGCGAAGGGGTTAGGAAAATCCTGATGCCGATAACCACCCGACTGGTACGGTCTCCCCCCCTTGGGGGTTCGCCCCTTTCCTCTGCAATAGCCTTGCATGGGTCTTGGAAGGCCCATGAAATGCCACAATCGGTTGAGGAGTCCGATTGACACCCCCCAAAAGGGGCCTAGACTGCCCTCAGCACGCACCAATCCTTGCAAACAGGTCTTGCGCCGGGCGGAAGCTCGTCGTGGGCAAGAAAAGGACGGGTGACGGGGGAGGCCACGTACGGCGGCCCGCCCCCGGAAGGTCGAGACCCCGTAGCTCAGCTGGATAGAGCGCGGCCCTGCGAAGGCCGAGGTCGGACGTTCGAATCGTCTCGGGGTCGTTTTTCCCAATCCTGATGAAAGTCCGAAAGCCGCGAAGGCGAAAATGCGCGGGCACGTTGCGGGGATTAGAATCACGCCTGACATGATCGCGCCTATCAATTCACGATCCGAGCTGAATTCCATCGCGGAGAGAGTGGAGGCGGGGCAGCGGCTCTCCTTCGAGGACGGCGTCGCCCTTTTCGCCTCACGCGACATTCACGAGATCGGCCGGCTGGCCAACCTTGTTCGCGAACGGCTGCACGGCGACGCGGCCTATTACAACGTCAACCGGCACATCAATTATTCAAACCTCTGCGTCCTGCGTTGCAAGTTCTGTTCGTTCTATCGGCCCTATCCGACGAACGGAGTTCTTTCGCGATCACCCGTCGTCACGACGATGGGGGAGCACGGCGGATTGTCGTTGCCCATGGCCGGTGACGCGTCCGGCGATGCCTATGAGTGGAATGTCGATCAAATTGTCGCGCAAGCGAGCGAGGCCTATCGGGCGGGCGCGACGGAGGTCCACATCGTCGGCGGTCTGCATCCCAAACTGCCGTTTTCGTACTACGTCGAGATGTGCCGGGCGCTCCGCGCGGCGTGCCCCCGAATGCACATCAAGGCATTCACGGCCATTGAGATCATCCACTTTACCCGGATCACCAAGCCGCGGATGAGCATCCGGGAAGTGCTCGAAGCATTGCGCGACGCGGGGCTGGGGAGCCTGCCGGGCGGGGGCGCGGAGATTTTTGACGATCGCGTCCACGACGAAGCGTACAAGAACAAGGTCGGCGAGGAGGGCTGGTTCGATGTGCATCGCGTCGCCCACGAGATCGGGATGTACACCAACGCGACGATGCTCTACGGCCACGTCGAGCGGAGCGAAGAGCGCGTCCGACACATGATCAAACTCCGCGAGCATCAGGACGAATCGCTCGCGAGCCGTCGGGCGGCGTTCAACTGTTTCATCCCGCTATCGTTCATTCCCGAGGGCAGCGAGCTTTCGAACTTGCCGGGACCGACG
This window harbors:
- a CDS encoding CofH family radical SAM protein, with product MIAPINSRSELNSIAERVEAGQRLSFEDGVALFASRDIHEIGRLANLVRERLHGDAAYYNVNRHINYSNLCVLRCKFCSFYRPYPTNGVLSRSPVVTTMGEHGGLSLPMAGDASGDAYEWNVDQIVAQASEAYRAGATEVHIVGGLHPKLPFSYYVEMCRALRAACPRMHIKAFTAIEIIHFTRITKPRMSIREVLEALRDAGLGSLPGGGAEIFDDRVHDEAYKNKVGEEGWFDVHRVAHEIGMYTNATMLYGHVERSEERVRHMIKLREHQDESLASRRAAFNCFIPLSFIPEGSELSNLPGPTGLDDLKTMAISRLMLDNFPHIKAFWIMQSAKLAQVALNWGVDDLDGTVVFYDITKREGGAGNTHQEMTVERMQRLIREAGRRPVERDTLYRTVVREGADWRLE